A region of the Tepidibacillus fermentans genome:
AATTGTGGTATCTGAAATTGGTGAAGCATGATCACCAAAGATTGCACCTGTTAACACAGCCCCAGCACTCATGATAATGAATTTAGGATCAGGTGATAATGCTGCAGCTAATGGAATGGTAAGTGGCATGAGTATTCCCATCGTACCATAAGATGTACCTGTCGCAAAGGAAATAATTGCTCCCAGTATAAAGATAATCGATGGTAAGATAAACGCCGGTAACTTATCAGAGAGTAAACCAACTAGATATTTTGCAGTTCCTAATTCTTTCATTGTACTACTTAAGGACCAAGCGAGAAGTAAGATGACTCCGGTAATCAGTAAAGATTTCATTCCATTGATCCAAGTTTCAATCGCTTCACCAACCGTGAAGATTCGTTTCGCAACACCCATAATAATGGCTACGATACTAGAGAATAAAGCGGCTTGGAATAATACAACACTTGCGTCTGAAGCACCGAATGTTTCACGAATGGTTTTTAAAGAGAATGGATGGGATTGAATAAATTGAATCAGTTCCTTATCTTCACCATCTACAATTGCCATATAACCATTATAGTAAAAACCAACAAATGAGAGAATCATTAATAAACCGATCGGTATAATTGCTGTCCAAATACTTAATTGAATGCCTTCTTTTGGTTGATTATCTTTGTCATCGACAGCCATTGGTTTCGCTGTATCGGCAAGAACTTTTCCTGTTGTTCTGGCACGATATTCTGCTTGATACATCGAACCAAAGTCTCTCATCATTAATGCAATTGCGAGTATGAATACTAAAATTAAAATATTATAAAAACGGAAAGGAATGGTATCAATGAATACTCCATATGCGTTAACCGTTTGACCGATAGAGGAATAGGCATCTTTAATTAGACCTACTTCATATCCGATCCAAGTGGAAACAATCATGATTCCAGCAATTGGAGCTGCAGTTGCATCAACAATAAAAGCGAGTTTTTCTCTCGATATTTTTAGTTTATCAGTAACAGGTCGCATGATTGGACCAACAATCAGGGAATTCGCATAATCATCAAAGAAAACTAAGATTCCCATCAGCCATGTAATAATTTGCGCACTCCTTGGAGTTTTTGCTCGTTTTGCTAACGATTCAGCAACAGC
Encoded here:
- a CDS encoding Na+/H+ antiporter NhaC family protein, translated to MRQKFQILLFSMLFFISGSIPVFAEEADQAAKNASIYGFWTLIPPLIAIILAFITKNVVLSLFLGVFSGAFLLQLSAHNAFMSLIQALLQVVQYILNSLADPWNAGIILQVLAIGGLIGLVTKMGGAKAVAESLAKRAKTPRSAQIITWLMGILVFFDDYANSLIVGPIMRPVTDKLKISREKLAFIVDATAAPIAGIMIVSTWIGYEVGLIKDAYSSIGQTVNAYGVFIDTIPFRFYNILILVFILAIALMMRDFGSMYQAEYRARTTGKVLADTAKPMAVDDKDNQPKEGIQLSIWTAIIPIGLLMILSFVGFYYNGYMAIVDGEDKELIQFIQSHPFSLKTIRETFGASDASVVLFQAALFSSIVAIIMGVAKRIFTVGEAIETWINGMKSLLITGVILLLAWSLSSTMKELGTAKYLVGLLSDKLPAFILPSIIFILGAIISFATGTSYGTMGILMPLTIPLAAALSPDPKFIIMSAGAVLTGAIFGDHASPISDTTILSSMGAGSDHLDHVRTQLDYALPVAFITVLFGYLPVGLGVSVWIALPIAILAIFLLVRFVGKPLETNESTVPYPLREAKNAE